From the genome of Streptomyces xanthophaeus:
CGCCGCCACGGGGACCTGGTCCTCGGCGATCTGGCCGATCAGCTTGCCGCGGACCGCGAGGTTCGCGTACCGGAAGCCCGGCTCCCGGGCGGCGAGGCGGGCGGCCAGCAGATCGGCCCAGCCGCGGTAGGAGCCGTCCGGAAGCAGGTCGGACATGCCCTCGGTGAAGGAGTCACCGATCGCGACAAAACTGGTGTAAGAGGCATTCATCTCCATGGCGGAGTGATGTTACCGCGCGGTACCCCGGCCCCGCAGGGCCGGGGACCGCACGCCTCGGAGGATCATGTGGACGCGGGCCTGCCGAACAGCTCCCGCAGCACGTCCTCCATCGTCACCAGGCCCGTCATGGCGCCGTCCGCCCCGAGCACCGCCGCCAGGTGCGTACGGCTGCGCCGCATCGCGGTCAGGGCGTCGTCCAGCGGGGTCTCCGCCCGCACCTGGGCGATCGGTCGCAGGGCCGACACCGGGAAGGGCTCGTCCCGTTCCTCGTCGTCCACGTCCAGGACGTCCTTCACGTGCAGGTAGCCCAGGATCTTGTGCTGCTCGTCGATCACCGGGAACCGGGAGTACCCGGAGTCGGCCGACAGCAGCTCCAGCCCGCCCGGGGTGATGCCCTCGCGGGCCGTGACGACCCGGTCCGCCGGCAGCACCACGTCGGTCACCGGCCGCCGGCCCAGTTCCAGGGCGTCGTGCAGGCGCTCGCTCGCCCGGTCGTCGAGGAGCCCCGCGTCACTGGAGTCCTTGACCATCCGGGCCAGCTCGTCGTCCGTGAAAGTCGCGCCGACCTCGTCCTTCACCTCCACCCGCAGCAGGCGCAGCAGGGCGTTGGCGAAGGCGTTGATCGTGAAGATCACCGGCCGCAGCGCCCGCGTGAGGGTCACGAGCGGCGGCCCCAGCAGCAGTGCGGTGCGCACGGGCTCGGCCAGCGCCACGTTCTTCGGCACCATCTCGCCGAAGAGCATGTGCAGGTACGTCGCGAGCGTCAGCGCCACCACGAAGGAGATCGCGTGGGTCACGCCCGCCGGTACCCCGACCAGGTCGAACAGCGGGGTCAGCAGATGGGCGATGGCCGGCTCCGCCACCACACCCAGCACCAGGGTGCACAGCGTGATGCCCAGCTGGGCCGCCGCCATCAGCGCCGACACGTGCTCCAGGCCCCACAGGACGGCGCGGCCGCGCCGGTCGCCCTGCTCGGCGTACGGTTCGATCTGGCTGCGCCGGACCGAGATCAGCGCGAACTCCGCGCCGACGAAGAAGGCGTTGACGACCAGGGTCGCCAGGCCGATCAGCAGCTGGATGACGGTCATCGGGCCTCCTCCGTTCCCTCGGCGGGTTCGGCCGGGGCGTGCAGCAGCACACGCGAGGCCCGGCGCCCGACGGCGTCCACCACGTCCAGGCGCCAGCCGTTCAGTTCCATCCGGTCGCCGACCGTCGGGATCCGGCCCAGCTCGGTCGCTATCAGGCCCGCCAGGGTCTCGTACGGGCCGTCCGGCACGCGCAGTCCGATCCGCTGGAGCTGGTCGGTGCGCGCCGCGCCGTCGGCGGAGTAGAGCAGGTGCCCGGCCTCGTCCGTACCGGCCGGGGCCAGATCCGGGGTCTCGTGCGGATCGTGCTCGTCGCGGACCTCGCCGACGACCTCCTCGACGATGTCCTCCAGCGTGGCCACGCCGGCCGTGCCGCCGTACTCGTCGATGACCACGGCCATCGTCTGCTTGCCGGACAGGCGGTCCAGCAGCCGGTCCACGGTCAGCGACTCCGGTACGAAGAGGGGCTCGCGCAGCAGCTGCGACACGGGACGGCGGCGGCGCTCCGCAGCCGGCAGGGCCAGGACGTCCTTGACGTGGACGGTGCCGACGACGGTGTCGAGACTGCCCCGGTACACCGGGAAGCGGGACAGGCCGGTGGCCAGCGTCGCGTTCGCGACGTCCTCGGCCGTGGTCTGCACGTCGAGAGCCGTGACCTGGACGCGCGGGGTCATCACGTTCTCGGCGGTCAGATCGGCGAGGTTGAGAGTGCGGACGAACAGCTCGGCGGTGTCCTTCTCCAGCGCGCCCGCCTTCGCCGAGTGGCGCGCGAGGGCGACCAGCTCCTGCGGGGTGCGCGCGGAGGCCAGCTCCTCGGCCGGCTCCAGCCCGAAGCGGCGCACCATGTGGTTCGCGGTGGTGTTGAGGTGGCTGATCAGGGGCCGGAACGCCCGGCTGAAGACCCGCTGCATGGTCGCCACGCGCTTGGCGATCGCGAGCGGGGAGGAGATCGCCCAGTTCTTGGGCACCAGCTCGCCGACGACCATCAGGACGACGGTCGAGAGCGCGGTGCCGAGGATCAGGGCGGCGGAGGAGGCGGTGGCGGCCGACAGGCCCATGGCCTCGAAGGGGCCCTGGAGCAGGGTGGAGATCGACGGCTTGGAGATCATGCCGATGACCAGGCCGGTGACGGTGATGCCGAGCTGGGCGCCGGAGAGCTGGAACGTCAGGGTGCGGACGGCGGCCAGAGCGCTGTCCGCGCCACGCTCGCCGCGCTCGACGGCTCGTTCGAGCTCGCTGCGTTCGACGGTCGTCAGCGAGAATTCGGCGGCGACGAAGACCCCGCAGACGATGCAGAGCACCAGTGCCACGACGAGCAGGAGCACCTCGGTCATCGGTCGATCACCTCCGTCCCATGATCGGCCAGGAGGCGGGGGATCGCGCGATGTCGCGAACGGGTGTGTCGGGGACTGGGAGGCTCGCCCATGGGCGGACGCTCACACCTTTCACTCAAGAGGGACCTTTCACCACATGGTAAAGGACGAGCAAAGGGGATGGATCATTCTTTTGGCGGAGCGCGCCCTGATGATGGGATTCGGCCATGACTGATCTTCATATCGGCTCCGCGTCGGCCGCAGACCTGGGCGCAGTTCTGGAGTTCTGGAAGACCGCCGCGGAGGGAACGAGTATCAGCGACGATCTCGCCGGGGTCGAGCGGCTGCACGACCGCGACCCCGGGGCGCTGCTGCTCGCCCGGCGCGACGGGGAACTCGTCGGCACGGTGATCGCAGGGTTCGACGGGTGGCGCTGTCACCTCTACCGGCTCGCCGTGCACCCCGGGTACCGGAGGCAGGGCATCGGGGCCGCGCTGCTGGCCGCCGCCGAGGAGCGGTTCGTGGCGCTGGGCGGGCGGCGCGGGGACGCGATGGTGCTCGATCGCAACGAGCGGGCGCACCGGGTGTGGGACGCGGTGGGCTACCGGCCGCAGGAGCAGTGGACGCGCTGGGTCAAGCCGCTCGGCTAGCCGCCGGTGCGGGTGCCGGTGCCGGTGCCGTGCCTGTGCCTGGGCCGGTGGGTGCGGCCGCCCGTGGTCGGGCGGCCGCACCTCAGGGATTCGGGGCTCCGCCCCGGACCCCGCGCCTCAAACGCCGGCGGGGCTGGGGTTGGGGGCTCCGCCCCGGGCCCCGCGCCTCAAACGCCGGCGGGGCTGGGGTTTGCGCCGGCGGGGCTGGGGTTGGGGTCGCCGGGGGTGGGGTTGGGGTCGGCGGGGCTGGGGTTTGCGTCGGCGGGGGTGAAGGGGGGTGGGGGCCAGGTGGACAGGAAGGATTCCGCCGACCAGGTCCCCGACAGGGGCGCGGCCAGCCAGGACGGGGCCGACGCGCGGAAGCGGTCCGGTGCGAGGGTTCCCGAGGCCTCCGGGACCGCGCCCAGCAGCGGCAGGCCCGAGGACTTCGTGAGGTCCGCCAGGTTGCAGCGGGCCGCCAGGTCCGGGTCCTTCGGCCAGCTGCCGACCACCACACCCAGCGGGGTCAGTTCCCGGGCCCGCAGGGCCTCCGCCGTGAGGGTGGTGGAGTTGAGCGTGCCCAGACCCGCCTGGGCGACGATCAGCGTCGGCGCGCCGAGCAGGCGGGCCGCGTCGGCCAGTGTGTTGCCCGACTCGTCGAAGCGGACGAGCAGCCCGCCCGCACCCTCCACCAGGACCAGGTCGTGGTCCAGCGACAGCCGCTGCGCGGCCTCCGCGATCTCTGCAGGGGACAGCGTCGCCAACCCCGAGCGGCGGGCCGCCGTGTCCGGGGCCAAGGGCTCCGGATAGCGCACCAGTTCCACCGCCGTGACGGAGGGACCGGCCAGCCGGACCACCTCCGCGGCGTCCCCCGGCTCCTGCGGGCCGACACCCGTCTGTGCCGGCTTGAGCACCGCCACCGATCGGCCGGCGGCCACCGCGGCGGCCGCGATCGCGGACGTGACCACCGTCTTGCCGATCTCGGTACCCGTCCCGGACACCATCAGTACGGACATCTCAGCCTTCCTGCGCCGCCGCGCACACCGCACGGCAGATACGGTCCACGTCCTCGTCACCGGTCACGAACGGCGGCATCACGTAGATCAGGTCCCGGAACGGGCGCACCCACACGCCCTCCCGCA
Proteins encoded in this window:
- a CDS encoding hemolysin family protein, whose product is MTVIQLLIGLATLVVNAFFVGAEFALISVRRSQIEPYAEQGDRRGRAVLWGLEHVSALMAAAQLGITLCTLVLGVVAEPAIAHLLTPLFDLVGVPAGVTHAISFVVALTLATYLHMLFGEMVPKNVALAEPVRTALLLGPPLVTLTRALRPVIFTINAFANALLRLLRVEVKDEVGATFTDDELARMVKDSSDAGLLDDRASERLHDALELGRRPVTDVVLPADRVVTAREGITPGGLELLSADSGYSRFPVIDEQHKILGYLHVKDVLDVDDEERDEPFPVSALRPIAQVRAETPLDDALTAMRRSRTHLAAVLGADGAMTGLVTMEDVLRELFGRPAST
- a CDS encoding hemolysin family protein, whose protein sequence is MTEVLLLVVALVLCIVCGVFVAAEFSLTTVERSELERAVERGERGADSALAAVRTLTFQLSGAQLGITVTGLVIGMISKPSISTLLQGPFEAMGLSAATASSAALILGTALSTVVLMVVGELVPKNWAISSPLAIAKRVATMQRVFSRAFRPLISHLNTTANHMVRRFGLEPAEELASARTPQELVALARHSAKAGALEKDTAELFVRTLNLADLTAENVMTPRVQVTALDVQTTAEDVANATLATGLSRFPVYRGSLDTVVGTVHVKDVLALPAAERRRRPVSQLLREPLFVPESLTVDRLLDRLSGKQTMAVVIDEYGGTAGVATLEDIVEEVVGEVRDEHDPHETPDLAPAGTDEAGHLLYSADGAARTDQLQRIGLRVPDGPYETLAGLIATELGRIPTVGDRMELNGWRLDVVDAVGRRASRVLLHAPAEPAEGTEEAR
- a CDS encoding GNAT family N-acetyltransferase, with amino-acid sequence MTDLHIGSASAADLGAVLEFWKTAAEGTSISDDLAGVERLHDRDPGALLLARRDGELVGTVIAGFDGWRCHLYRLAVHPGYRRQGIGAALLAAAEERFVALGGRRGDAMVLDRNERAHRVWDAVGYRPQEQWTRWVKPLG
- the bioD gene encoding dethiobiotin synthase, with the translated sequence MSVLMVSGTGTEIGKTVVTSAIAAAAVAAGRSVAVLKPAQTGVGPQEPGDAAEVVRLAGPSVTAVELVRYPEPLAPDTAARRSGLATLSPAEIAEAAQRLSLDHDLVLVEGAGGLLVRFDESGNTLADAARLLGAPTLIVAQAGLGTLNSTTLTAEALRARELTPLGVVVGSWPKDPDLAARCNLADLTKSSGLPLLGAVPEASGTLAPDRFRASAPSWLAAPLSGTWSAESFLSTWPPPPFTPADANPSPADPNPTPGDPNPSPAGANPSPAGV